The Oscillospiraceae bacterium genome contains a region encoding:
- the murD gene encoding UDP-N-acetylmuramoylalanine--D-glutamate ligase, which produces MQEDQQRLAAAVKGKKVAFIGAGVSHKTLLRQFCGMGAAVTLCDKKQLEEFGDYAGELRELGVNLSLGEGYLAGLAGQDMILRTPGFEYYTPELQAAKAAGALVTSEMELFFEYCPCEITAVTGSDGKTTTTSLIAAMFEAAGRTVHLGGNIGRALLPILAQVRPEDEAVVELSSFQLISMRCSPRVAVVTNVTPNHLDHHKNMQEYIDAKRNILLWQEEGCRAVLGYENEVTRAMQADCRGSQCWFTRLRETDNGAFLRADGMLCMAEGGAVTPVLAQGEVKLRGLHNIENLLAAIAAVWGRVPVEAMRRVGGSFAGVEHRIEPVRTLDGVQWYNDSIASSPTRTIAGLRSFGQKIIVIAGGYDKNIPYEPLAPELLEHVKVLVLMGQTGPKIEAAVRACPGFAASGLVIEHAQDMAGAVALARAAAKPGDIVSLSPASASFDLYPNFEVRGRHYKELVNAL; this is translated from the coding sequence ATGCAGGAGGATCAGCAGCGGCTCGCAGCCGCGGTGAAGGGGAAAAAGGTCGCGTTCATCGGCGCGGGGGTGAGCCACAAAACGCTGCTGCGCCAGTTTTGCGGGATGGGCGCGGCAGTGACCCTGTGCGACAAAAAGCAGCTGGAGGAATTTGGCGATTATGCCGGCGAACTGCGGGAGCTGGGGGTGAACCTGTCGCTGGGGGAGGGATACCTGGCGGGCCTTGCCGGCCAGGATATGATCCTGCGAACCCCCGGCTTTGAGTATTATACCCCGGAATTGCAGGCCGCAAAAGCCGCCGGGGCGCTGGTGACCAGCGAGATGGAGCTGTTTTTTGAGTATTGCCCCTGTGAGATCACGGCGGTGACCGGTTCGGACGGCAAGACCACCACCACCAGCCTGATTGCCGCCATGTTCGAGGCGGCGGGGCGCACCGTGCACCTGGGCGGGAACATCGGCCGGGCGCTGCTGCCCATTTTGGCCCAGGTGCGGCCGGAGGACGAGGCGGTGGTGGAGCTTTCGAGCTTTCAGCTGATCAGCATGCGCTGCAGCCCGCGGGTGGCGGTGGTGACCAACGTGACCCCGAACCACCTGGACCACCACAAGAACATGCAGGAATACATCGACGCAAAGCGCAACATCCTGCTGTGGCAGGAGGAGGGCTGCCGGGCGGTGCTGGGGTATGAGAACGAGGTTACCCGCGCCATGCAGGCGGACTGCAGGGGCAGCCAATGCTGGTTCACCCGCCTGCGCGAGACCGACAACGGCGCGTTTTTGCGGGCGGACGGCATGCTGTGCATGGCCGAGGGCGGCGCGGTGACCCCGGTGCTGGCGCAGGGCGAGGTAAAGCTGCGGGGGCTGCACAACATCGAAAACCTGCTGGCGGCCATTGCGGCCGTGTGGGGCAGGGTTCCGGTGGAGGCCATGCGGCGCGTGGGCGGCAGCTTTGCCGGGGTGGAGCACCGCATTGAGCCGGTGCGCACCCTGGACGGGGTGCAGTGGTACAACGATTCCATCGCCTCCAGCCCCACCCGCACCATTGCCGGCCTGCGCAGCTTTGGGCAGAAGATCATCGTGATCGCCGGAGGATACGACAAAAATATCCCCTATGAGCCCCTGGCCCCCGAGCTGCTGGAGCATGTGAAGGTGCTGGTGCTGATGGGCCAGACCGGCCCCAAGATCGAGGCGGCCGTGCGGGCCTGCCCGGGTTTTGCGGCCAGCGGCCTTGTGATCGAGCACGCGCAGGACATGGCCGGGGCGGTGGCGCTGGCCCGGGCGGCGGCAAAGCCCGGCGACATCGTGAGCCTTTCGCCCGCCTCCGCCAGCTTTGACCTTTACCCCAATTTCGAGGTGCGGGGCCGCCATTACAAAGAGCTGGTGAACGCGCTGTGA
- a CDS encoding MFS transporter has translation MTQNNNSWRKTYFTLLAGQAISFISSGILQMAIIFYLVAKTNSAIILTAATLIGFLPQACLGPFAGAFVDRHSRKSVMIGADLIIAAAGGILALVAFYMELPVWSIMVVLLIRSAGTAFHSPAFSAATPMIVPKEELTKCAGYTQTMQAVSAIISPAAAAFLYAVWPLNAIILLDIVGAILACVTVAISSIPTPELCPETKRQQFLQDMKEGYVVLKQNRGLFALLWIGVIYMFFYMPISTLFPLICMSYFKGTPAHASAAEIAFAVGMLLGGVILSIWGGFKKRRYTIGLSVLLMGVSNMLSGLLPPDAFLVFVVCCTVMGISAPFYGVQNAIFQETVKPEYLGRVFSLLTSAASLAMPFGLVISGPLAERLGVEKWFVICGIGIIIVALAVFLLPGLREIDNTQ, from the coding sequence ATGACCCAAAACAACAATTCATGGAGAAAAACTTATTTTACACTTCTTGCCGGACAAGCAATATCCTTTATTAGCAGCGGTATTTTGCAAATGGCCATTATCTTTTATTTGGTTGCGAAAACTAATTCTGCAATCATATTGACGGCGGCAACACTGATTGGATTTTTGCCGCAAGCCTGTTTAGGCCCGTTTGCAGGTGCTTTTGTTGACCGGCACAGCCGTAAAAGCGTAATGATTGGTGCGGATTTGATAATTGCCGCCGCTGGCGGTATTCTGGCGCTGGTGGCGTTTTACATGGAATTGCCCGTATGGTCTATTATGGTTGTCCTGTTAATCCGAAGTGCGGGAACTGCTTTTCATTCTCCAGCATTCAGCGCAGCAACACCTATGATTGTGCCAAAAGAGGAACTTACAAAATGCGCTGGTTACACGCAGACCATGCAAGCAGTAAGTGCGATTATCAGTCCAGCTGCCGCAGCGTTTTTATATGCTGTTTGGCCTCTTAATGCAATTATATTGTTAGATATTGTGGGTGCAATCCTTGCCTGTGTGACTGTTGCGATTTCGTCCATACCAACGCCTGAACTATGTCCAGAAACGAAAAGACAACAGTTTTTACAGGATATGAAAGAGGGGTATGTGGTATTAAAGCAAAACAGGGGCCTCTTTGCTCTGCTCTGGATTGGTGTAATTTATATGTTCTTTTATATGCCAATCAGTACGCTTTTTCCTCTCATCTGTATGTCATACTTCAAAGGAACACCGGCCCATGCCTCTGCCGCTGAAATTGCTTTTGCGGTTGGTATGCTGCTTGGCGGAGTCATTCTGAGCATTTGGGGCGGTTTTAAGAAACGGCGGTACACCATCGGTCTTTCCGTTCTCCTGATGGGCGTTAGCAATATGCTCTCCGGGCTTTTGCCGCCAGACGCATTTCTTGTCTTTGTTGTGTGCTGTACTGTTATGGGAATTTCCGCTCCATTTTACGGTGTGCAAAATGCGATTTTTCAAGAAACGGTCAAACCAGAATATCTGGGGAGAGTTTTTTCTCTACTGACAAGCGCCGCTTCCCTCGCCATGCCGTTTGGCCTTGTCATTTCCGGGCCTCTGGCGGAGCGGCTGGGAGTTGAGAAATGGTTTGTCATTTGCGGAATTGGCATTATCATCGTTGCGCTTGCCGTATTTTTACTACCCGGTTTGAGAGAGATTGACAATACGCAATAA